One Nicotiana tomentosiformis chromosome 4, ASM39032v3, whole genome shotgun sequence genomic window carries:
- the LOC138910455 gene encoding uncharacterized mitochondrial protein AtMg00860-like: protein MAIFTDMVEWFVEVFLDDFSVFGPSFDECLTNLAKVLARCEETNLVLNWEKCHFLVREVIVLGHKMSKDGLEVDRVKVEAIENLPPPILVKGVMSVLGHEGFYRRFIKDFSNISSPLCRLLEKDVSFKFDDACLKAFEELKKKLVSAPIMVAPDWNESSELMCDASDDFVNYLASGEMPPDLEPYAKKKFLRDVATAYHPQTSGQVEVSNREINQILEKTVSASRKDWAAKLDDAL from the exons atggctattttcaccgatatggtggaatggTTTGTGGAGGTTTttttggatgatttttctgtgtttggtccTTCTTTTGATGAATGCTTGACCAATCTTGCTAAAGTGCTTGCCAGGTGTGAGGAGACTAATCtggtgctaaattgggaaaagtgccattttctGGTACGTGAAGTTATAGTGCTGGGTCACAAGATGTCCAAAGATGGACTGGAAGTTGACAGGGTTAAGGTGGAAGCAATTGAAaatttgccaccaccgatttTAGTGAAAGGAGTTATGAGTGTTCTAGGACATGAAGGTTTTTATCgccgatttataaaggatttctcaaaCATTTCTTCTCCTTTATGTAGGTTGTTAGAGAAGGATGTGTCGTTTAAGTTTGACGATGCTTGTCTGAAAGCATTCGAGGAGCTGAAAAAGAAGTTAGTGAGTGCACCAATCATGGTGGCTCCTGACTGGAACGAGTCATCTGAACTGATGTGTGATGCCAGTGATG ATTTTGTGAACTATTTGGCAAGTGGAGAGATGCCGCCTGATCTTGAACCATATGCTAAAAAGAAGTTCTTGCGAGAT GTTGCGACTGCTTACCATCCTCAGactagtggacaagttgaagtGTCAAATAGagagataaatcagattctggaGAAGACGGTTAGTGCAAGTAGGAAAGATTGGGCTGCAaagcttgatgatgctctatga